The DNA segment CCGGCAACGCTTCACGAATCGCTTCGATGGCAAAGTCCGGCAGGGCCAGAGCCAGGTCGCCCAGGGCCACGCCCGGTTTGTACGACGGCTCGACTTCGCCCAGTTCGGTCGACGGGGTGCCATTGATGAAGTCGCCGACCAGTTGCGCCGGGGCCTTGTAGTCGCTGCCGCCGAGGATGAACGCGTGGGATTCCAGACGCTCCTGCAACTCGATACCGGCCAGCGGGCCGCCCGGGTAATCGACTTCCGGGGTGATGCCGACGACGATCCCGGAGTTGGCGTTGCGCTCGTTACGCGAGTACTGGCTCATGCCGTTGGTGACCACGCGATTCGGCTCGGACGTGGCCGCCACTACGGTGCCGCCCGGGCACATGCAGAAGCTGTAGACCGAACGACCGTTCTTGGCGTGGTGCACCAGTTTGTAGTCGGCAGCACCGAGTTTCGGGTGGCCGGCGTACTTGCCCAGCCGCGCACGGTCGATCAGTGACTGCGGGTGTTCGATGCGGAAACCCACCGAGAACGGCTTGGCTTCCATGAATACGCCACGGCTGTGGAGCATGCGGAAGGTGTCACGGGCACTGTGGCCGAGGGCCAGGACCACGTGTTTCGAATGCAGGGTTTCACCGCTCGCCAGTTCGACGCCGACCAGTTGGCCGTCTTCGATCAGCACGTCGGTGACGCGCTCCTGGAAACGCACTTCGCCGCCCAGGGCGCGGATCTCTTCACGCATGGTCTCGACCATGCCGGTCAGACGGAACGTACCGATGTGCGGTTTGCTGACGTAGAGGATTTCTTCCGGCGCGCCGGCCTTGACGAACTCGTGCAGGACTTTGCGGCCAAGGAACTTCGGATCCTTGATCTGGCTGTACAGCTTGCCGTCAGAGAACGTACCCGCGCCGCCTTCGCCGAACTGCACGTTGGACTCGGGGTTGAGCACGCTTTTACGCCACAGGCCCCAGGTGTCCTTGGTGCGCTGACGGACTTCGGTGCCACGTTCGAGGATGATCGGCTTGAAGCCCATCTGAGCCAGCAACAGGCCGGCGAAGATCCCGCACGGGCCGAAACCGACCACGATCGGGCGCTGGCTCAGGTCGCTCGGCGCCTGCCCGACGAATTTGTAGCTGACATCCGGCGCCACGTTGACGTTACGGTCGTCGGCGAACTTGCCCAGCACCTTGGCCTCGTCGCGCACGGTGAGGTCGATGGTGTAGATGAAGCACAGTTCGGAGGACTTTTTTCGCGCGTCGTAGCTGCGCTTGAACAAGGTGAAATCGAGCAAATCATCGCTGGCGATGCCCAGGCGCTGCACGATGGCGGCACGCAGGTCTTCTTCGGGATGGTCGATTGGCAGCTTGAGTTCGGTGATTCGTAACATGGCGAGGATCCGGATTCGCGGGGCGCACAACTGCGCCAGGGCGTTTGAAGGCCGCGATTATAAGCCGCAAAGGCCGGATCCGGTGAGGCTAAAACGCTCAGTCGTTACGCGATCCGCCGAAATACCCGCAACCACGCTCGACCTTGCCGTCGATGCGCAGTTCGGCGCTCATGTGCTGCACGCTGCCGGTGCTGCTGTCGACGCAGCGCTGCGGCGCGACCCACAACTCGATGCGTTGGTTGTTGGCTTCGCTGCTGAGGTTGAAGCGACCGTCGCCCAGTTGCTCTTCGACATAAGGCACGGCCAGTGCCGGCTGGCCTTCACGATCGATGACCATGCCCTTGCCGCTGACTTTGACGTTCCACTCGGGACCGTGGCCGGCGGCACGCAGGATCAACAGTTTGAAATTCGGGTCATCGCACGCGGTGCCGGAGCGCTCGACGCGATACAACTGGCCAAGGTCGAGCCGGTCGCCGGCGATCTTCCCGCGCACATCGGCAAACAGCTTGCCCTGCTGATCGGCGAGGGTCGCGGCCTCTTGCAGCACGCTGGTGCCGCCGATGTCGTTGACCACGTACTGACGCTGTTCGCCACAGGGCTGGAACACCAGTTTGCCGTCGGCCGCCGTCAACTGCCCCTGCATCCGGGTTTGCCCGACGTGGGAAGCACTTTCACGCGGGCCATCGAGCAATTGGCAGGCGGCGAACAACGGCAGCAGGGCAACAACGATCAACGAACGGGCAACACGCATCTTCGGCTCTCCAGACAAGTGCCGCCACGTTACGCAGGCTGACCGTTGATCACAAGGGTTTAGCCCACGTGAAAGGTCTGACCGGTTTGCAGGCCTTCGACACTTTTGGCGTAGGCCAATGCCACATCGGCTGCCGGAACCGGCTTGTAGCCACGGAAGTACGGGGCGTAGCTGCCCATGGCTTCCAGCAGCACGGTCGGGCTGATCGAGTTGACGCGCAAGCCACGCGGCAATTCGATGGCGGCGGCTTTGACGAAACTGTCCAGGGCGCCGTTGACCAGTGCTGCCGAGGCGCCGGAGCGGATCGGGTCGTGGCTGAGCACGCCGGTGGTGAAGGTGAACGAGGCGCCGTCGTTGGCATATTCGCGGCCGATCAGCAGCAGGTTGACCTGGCCCATCAGCTTGTCTTTCAGGCCCAGGGCGAAGCTGTCGGCGTTCATCTCGCCGAGTGGGGCGAAGGTCACGTTGCCGGCGGCGCAGACCAGCGCGTCGAACTTGCCGGTCTGCTCGAACAGCTTGCGAATCGACGCGCTGTCGCTGATGTCTACCTGGAAATCGCCGCTGTTGCGACCGATACGAATGACTTCGTGACGCTGGCTCAGCTCTTTATCCACGGCCGAACCGATGGTGCCGGCGGCACCGATCAACAGAATCTTCATGGGCTGTTCCTCAATGGGTTGAATGAGGTTTCAGTCTAGAGTGGTTTTTTCTGCGGATAAGCGCACTAATAGGCAACCTTTGGTTTTCAAATGGAAACAATCCATGAGCGAAATGGATGATCTGGCGGCGTTTGCGGTGTTGATCGAGGCCGGCAGTTTTACCCTGGCGGCGCAGCAACTGGGTTGCAGCAAGGGCCAGTTGTCCAAACGCATCAGTCAGCTGGAAGCACAGTTTTCCGTGGTGTTGCTGCAACGCACGACGCGCCGTCTGAACCTGACTGCCGCCGGCGCCGCTTTGCTGCCGCAGGCGCAAGCGCTGGTCGTTCAGGTGGAGCGCGCGCGTCAGGCATTGGCGCGCTTGAAGGACGACATGGCCGGGCCGGTGCGGATGACGGTACCG comes from the Pseudomonas sp. RSB 5.4 genome and includes:
- a CDS encoding NAD(P)/FAD-dependent oxidoreductase codes for the protein MLRITELKLPIDHPEEDLRAAIVQRLGIASDDLLDFTLFKRSYDARKKSSELCFIYTIDLTVRDEAKVLGKFADDRNVNVAPDVSYKFVGQAPSDLSQRPIVVGFGPCGIFAGLLLAQMGFKPIILERGTEVRQRTKDTWGLWRKSVLNPESNVQFGEGGAGTFSDGKLYSQIKDPKFLGRKVLHEFVKAGAPEEILYVSKPHIGTFRLTGMVETMREEIRALGGEVRFQERVTDVLIEDGQLVGVELASGETLHSKHVVLALGHSARDTFRMLHSRGVFMEAKPFSVGFRIEHPQSLIDRARLGKYAGHPKLGAADYKLVHHAKNGRSVYSFCMCPGGTVVAATSEPNRVVTNGMSQYSRNERNANSGIVVGITPEVDYPGGPLAGIELQERLESHAFILGGSDYKAPAQLVGDFINGTPSTELGEVEPSYKPGVALGDLALALPDFAIEAIREALPAFEKQIRGYSLHDAVLTGIETRTSSPLRITRNESLQSMNVKGLFPAGEGAGYAGGILSAGVDGIRIAEAVARDILGLEA
- a CDS encoding membrane protein, with the protein product MRVARSLIVVALLPLFAACQLLDGPRESASHVGQTRMQGQLTAADGKLVFQPCGEQRQYVVNDIGGTSVLQEAATLADQQGKLFADVRGKIAGDRLDLGQLYRVERSGTACDDPNFKLLILRAAGHGPEWNVKVSGKGMVIDREGQPALAVPYVEEQLGDGRFNLSSEANNQRIELWVAPQRCVDSSTGSVQHMSAELRIDGKVERGCGYFGGSRND
- a CDS encoding short chain dehydrogenase encodes the protein MKILLIGAAGTIGSAVDKELSQRHEVIRIGRNSGDFQVDISDSASIRKLFEQTGKFDALVCAAGNVTFAPLGEMNADSFALGLKDKLMGQVNLLLIGREYANDGASFTFTTGVLSHDPIRSGASAALVNGALDSFVKAAAIELPRGLRVNSISPTVLLEAMGSYAPYFRGYKPVPAADVALAYAKSVEGLQTGQTFHVG